The region GGAATGGGTGACAAGATAATCGACCAGTTGGTTGAGAAAGAGTACGTTCATACGCCAGCGGACCTCTTTACCCTGACGGCAGGTAAGCTAACCGGGCTTGATCGTATGGGTCCGAAATCTGCCCAGAACATCGTCAACGCGCTCGAGGCGGCCAAAAACACCACCTTTGCCCGTTTCCTTTATGCGCTCGGCATTCGTGAAGTCGGAGAGGCGACGGCGGCCGGGCTGGCGGCCTATTTCGGCACGCTGGACGCGCTGGAGAAAGCCACCATCGACGAGCTACAGAAAGTCCCTGATGTCGGCATTGTGGTCGCCACCCATGTCTATAACTTCTTCGCCGAAGAGAGCAACCGTGAAGTGATCGGTAAATTACTGGAGCAGGGGATTCACTGGCCTGCGCCGGTGGTGGTTAATGCCGAAGAGATCGACAGCCCGTTTGCCGGTAAAACGGTGGTGCTGACCGGCAGCCTGAGCCAGCTCTCGCGCGATGACGCAAAAGCGCGCCTGGTGGCGCTGGGGGCAAAAGTAGCAGGCAGCGTGTCAAAGAAAACCGACCTGGTGATTGCCGGGGAAGCGGCCGGTTCGAAGCTGGCAAAAGCGCAGGAGCTTGGCATCGAGGTGATCGATGAAGCGGAAATGATGCGCCTGTTAGGAGAGTAACGTGGAAAAAGAGCAGCTCGTTGAGATCGCCAATACGGAGATGCCGTTCGGTAAATATAAGGGCCGCAGGCTTATTGATTTACCCGAGGAGTATCTGCTGTGGTTTGCTCGTAAGGACGAGTTCCCCGCCGGGCGTCTGGGCGAGCTGATGGCAATCACGTTACTGATCAAAACTGAGGGGCTGACCCAGCTGGTGCAGCCCCTGAAACGCCCTTAAACTTTCGCGGCGCGGGTCTCTTCCTGCGCCAGCTTTTCAGTCTGCGCCTTGTAACGCCGCGCCAGTACCGCACACACCATCAGCTGGATCTGATGGAAAATCATCAGCGGCAACACCATCATTCCAATTATGGACGTCGGGAACAGAATATTGGCCATTGGGATCCCGTTGGCGAGGCTCTTTTTCGAACCGCAAAATACAATGGTGATTTCATCGGCCTTATTGAACCCGCATTTGCGGGCCACAAAAACGTTAACCGCGATGACAATGGCCAGCAGAACGATGCTCACCACCACAATAAACAGCAGCGATCCTGCGCCCACCCTGTGCCAGATGCCGTTCACCACGGCTTCGCTGAAGGCCGTATAAACCACCAACAGAATTGAGCTTTGATCCGTTTTCCCGATCCATTTTTTATGTTTCGCCACAAACGCCCCAGTCCAGGGACGGGATAAGTGTCCGAGCACAAACGGCAGCAGCAGTTGCAGACAAATTTTACCTACCTGCTCCAGATTACCTTCTGCACCGTGCATGTTCATCAGCAGACCGACCAGCAGCGGTGAAACAAAGATCCCCAGCAGGCTGGAAGCGGAAGCAGAACAGACCGCAGCCGCGACGTTACCGCCTGCCAGCGAGGTAAAGGCAATAGCGGACTGCACGGTAGCTGGCAAAATGCACAGATAGAGGAAACCGGTATACAGCGCCGGATCGACATTCACCGGTGCCCACCAGGCAAACAGCACCCCCAGGACCGGGAAGAGGATGAAGGTGCTGCACATGACCCACAGGTGGAGACGCCAGTGGCTGCCACCTGCAATAATGGCTTCCCGGGAGAGTTTGGCACCGTGCATAAAGAACAGCAGGGCGATGGCGGCCGTTGTCAGCCCTTCAATAACCGGAACGAAACCGCCCCGCGCCGGGAAGAACGAGGCCAGCAAGACGACACCGATCAGGGTCAGCGTAAACGGATCAAGGATACGAAAAAGTTTCATAATCACTCCTGAAAACAGATGCCGCTATTGTGCTGTCTTCCCTTTGAGAAATAAAATTGATTTATTGCATCCATTCATGAATTTAACAGATGAATTATTCCTTACGTCAGCTTCGCGTTTTTGTCACCGTCGCGCAGGCCCGCAGCTTTAGCCGGGCAGGGGAGATGATTGGCCTCAGCCAGTCGGCCGTCAGTCACAGCGTTAAAGAGCTGGAAACCCAAACCGGCGTGAAGCTGCTCGACCGCACGACGCGAGAAGTGGTCCTCACCGAAGCGGGACAGCAGCTGGCAACGCGTCTGGAGAGGCTGCTGGATGAACTGAACAGTACGTTGAGGGATGTGGGACGGCTCGGGCAACAGCTTTCCGGCACCGTGAGAGTGGCGGCGAGCCAGACGATTTCGGCGCATCTTATTCCCCAATGCATCGCAGAAAGTAACCACCGCTATCCGGATATCGATTTTGTTTTACACGACAGGCCGCAGCAGTGGGTACTGGAGAGCATTCGTCAGGGGGACGTGGATTTCGGGATTGTTATTGATCCCGGCGCGGTAAGCGACCTGGAATGTGAAGTGGTGCTCTCGGAGCCCTTTTTATTGCTCTGCCGCGATGATGATCCTCTGGCATCGCTGCCACAGGTGACCTGGCAAGCCTTGCAGGGGGCAAACCTGGTGCTACAGGATTATGCATCTGGCAGCCGCCCGCTGATAGATGCCGCACTGGTCGCTCAGGGCGTTAAGGCAACCATTGTGCAGGAGATTGGGCATCCTGCCACGCTTTTCCCCATGGTCGAGGCAGGGATTGGGATCAGCGTGCTACCGGCGCTGGCGCTGCCACTCCCGCAGGGGAGTCGTTTAACGGTGAAGCGTTTCGTGCCCTGTGTCGAACGCCAGCTGATGCTGGTACGCCGTAAAAACAGGTCTCTTTCTGGAGCAGCCCATGCCTGCTGGGATGTGGTGCGTATGCAGGCCAGATGTTTGATGGAGGCCCGCACACGCGATCCACTCTTCAACGAAACCAATAATCAGATGTAGATATCAATCTGATGCTCCGCGGAGGGCTTATTAACGCCTTCCGCGACTGCCTGACCTTTTTCCTGTTTTGGCATCGCCTCTTCGGCCTGCTGACGCTGCAACTGCGCCAGCTGTGCCTGCAACATAGCCAGCTGGGATTCGAGTAATTCTTGCTGCTTTTGTTTTTCTTCTGCTGAGGCATCACCCATGGCGACTTCTTTGAGTTGCTGAGTGACTTTCGTTATCTGTTTGGTCAGCCGGTTGATTTGTGAGGCAATGTCGTTTCCGCCGGAGCTGTTATCTACGCTGCCGATTTCCATCGCCGACAGAGAAACGGGCTTAAGTGTTGTCATTTTGAGATCCTTTTCGCCATAAAATAGGGGTATCGGCAAAAAAGGCGTGAGCTTGAGTAAAACAAGCGATGTGGCTGCAAGGGGAATTTACTGTATCGCAGATAGCAAAAAAGCGCCTTTAGGGCGCTTTTTTACATTGGTGGGTCGTGCAGGATTCGAACCTGCGACCAATTGATTAAAAGTCAACTGCTCTACCAACTGAGCTAACGACCCGAAATGGTGGGCGATGACGGGCTCGAACCGCCGACCCCCTCCGTGTAAAGGAGATGCTCTACCAACTGAGCTAATCGCCCATTTCGGAACTGCTACGATAAGGTTGAGAATGGTGGGCGATGACGGGCTCGAACCGCCGACCCCCTCCGTGTAAAGGAGATGCTCTACCAACTGAGCTAATCGCCCAATCTCAATTCTTATCTACACTGCGGGTCTACCGAAGTAGATGGTGGGTGATGACGGGCTCGAACCGCCGACCCCCTCCGTGTAAAGGAGATGCTCTACCAACTGAGCTAATCACCCCCGCTGTGTGGAGTCGCATTATAGGGAGAGTTGAAAATGAGTCAACGCATTTTCTAAAGTTTTTATTCGTTCGTCGTAAAATTAGTCAAAACGATCGCAAAACGGACTGTGGCGCATAATTTCTAAACAAAAACAGCAATCTCGAACCGGATAAAGTGATCGACATTGAGGAATCGGCCCACAGTGATAGAATATTGCCCATTGTTTTCTTCCCAGGATTTGCCGATTACCGGCATCTATATAACGTAAGGCCATTTCATGAAAATCAAAACTCGCTTCGCGCCGAGCCCGACAGGCTATCTGCATGTCGGTGGTGCACGTACCGCTCTCTATTCCTGGCTTTTCGCACGCCACAACAAAGGTGAGTTTGTGCTGCGTATAGAAGACACCGATCTGGAGCGCTCAACGCCGGAAGCAATTGAAGCCATTATGGATGGGATGAACTGGCTGAATCTGGCGTGGGACGAAGGCCCCTACTTCCAGACCAAACGTTTTGACCGCTATAACGCCGTCATTGACGAGATGCTGGTCGCAGGCACGGCCTATAAGTGCTACTGCTCCAGGGAGCGTCTGGATGCGCTGCGCGAAGAGCAAATGGCAAAAGGCGAAAAACCGCGTTATGACGGTCGTTGCCGCCATGACCACAGCGAGCATGCTGCTGATGAGCCTTGCGTAGTGCGTTTTGCTAACCCGCAGGATGGCTCTGTTATCTTTGATGATCAGATCCGTGGCCCGATCGAATTCAGCAACCAGGAGCTGGATGACCTCATCATTCGTCGTACTGACGGATCGCCAACCTATAACTTCTGCGTGGTTGTAGACGACTGGGATATGGAAATCACTCACGTGATCCGTGGTGAAGACCATATCAATAACACCCCGCGTCAGATCAACATTCTGAAAGCGCTGAACGCGCCTGTACCGGTGTATGCGCACGTATCGATGATCAACGGTGACGACGGCAAAAAGCTGTCCAAACGTCATGGCGCGGTGAGCGTAATGCAGTACCGTGACGATGGCTATCTGCCGGAAGCGCTGCTGAACTACCTGGTGCGTCTGGGCTGGGCTCACGGTGACCAGGAGATCTTCAGCCGCGAAGAGATGATCGAGCTGTTCTCTCTGAACTCAGTGAGCAAATCCGCCAGCGCGTTCAACACTGACAAACTGCTGTGGCTGAACCATCACTACATCAATACCATGCAGCCAGAATATGTGGCGACTTATCTGCAATGGCACATTGAGCAGGCAAACATTGATACCCGTACGGGCCCGGAACTGGCAGATCTGGTGAAGCTGCTTGGCGAGCGTTGCAAAACGCTGAAAGAGATCGCCGAGAGCTGCCGCTACTTCTATGAAGAGTTTGACGCGTTCGATGCCGACGCGGCCAAGAAACACCTGCGTCCGGTTGCGCGTCAGCCGCTGGAAGTGGTGCGCGACAAACTTGACGCTATTACCGAATGGACGGCGGAAAATGTTCACCACGCGATTCAGGCTACTGCTGATGAGCTGGAAATTGGCATGGGTAAAGTCGGTATGCCGCTGCGCGTTGCGGTGACGGGTGCAGGCCAGTCACCGGCGCTGGACGTGACCGTTCATGCAATCGGCAAATCACGTAGCGTTGCGCGAATCAACAAGGCTCTGGGATTTATTGCTGAGCGCGAAAGCCAGCAGTAATGCTCGTGTAATATAAAAAACGGCAGGGTGACCTGCCGTTTTTTATGCCTGTTATTCAGCAATACCGAGACGCGTGAGAAAACCCTGCAAACCTTCACGAGCGAGCAATGTGCGCAAACGTTCCTGTTCGACAGTCGTCATGTTTTCAAGTGAGTCAATAATTTGTGGGAGCAAGCTGGATGAGGTTGCCACGCCGTAGTGGGAGGGGCTTTCCTCTACATGGTAAACAGCCCGACGGTTACGAATGGCGGGGAGACTTATGATGTGTTCCTTAACGTGCGCATCAATACATATCACCCTCGCTCTTCCGCCTTTTACGCCATTAATACCCTCCGTTTTCCATCCTTTTTGTCGTATCCAGCGATTAACGGTTTGTCGGGCTACACCCAGACTGTCCGCCAGCTCTTCCGTGGTCATTTTACTGCGTAATCTTTTCATATCAGCGTTGGTCGCGAATCCCTAGACGTTGTAACAAACCGGTAATCCCTTCCCGCAGTAACAGCGAAGTCATCTGCTTTTGCTCTTCCGGCGTCATTTCATTCGCCAGCGTCAGGAGCAGGGCGTGAAGTGAACCTTCCTGGTATGCCTTATCTGGCATTTCCGGCGACTCTGTTGCCCTGCGTGCGCTGCGAATAAAGTCGCGCACTTTTTCATTGACGTGTACCAGACGTGCCTTGCCACCCTGAACGCCTGGTTTTGGCGATGTAATCCAACCCTCTTTGCGTACCCATTTATTGATGGTCTGTCGGCTATAGCCAGTCAGCAGGGCTAACTCCTCTGGCGTCATTCGTTCCTTGATCATACAATTTCCTGAATATCTGTGGGGTTAATTAGTGGTTCATTTTATAGCACCGTTTTACGTGAAAACGTGACAAGCTTAACTCCTGGCTGCGAGCAGGCTCGCAAAGTGATTCATTTGCATGATTTTTCGGCGGTTGAAAGGGGGAGGCTGAATTTGCCGTTGACACTTTGCGGCGGAATTCATATTATGCCGCCCGTCAACATGACAGCTTTACGACGGGGCTATAGCTCAGCTGGGAGAGCGCCTGCATGGCATGCAGGAGGTCAGCGGTTCGATCCCGCTTAGCTCCACCAAACTCTGAACCCAACAGAGTGCGGTAGTAAAGTAACATGTGGGGCTATAGCTCAGCTGGGAGAGCGCTTGCATGGCATGCAAGAGGTCAGCGGTTCGATCCCGCTTAGCTCCACCAAAATTTAAACCCTCGTCGCAAGACGGGGGTTTTTTTATATCTTGTAAAATATTTAGACTGTTTTTGTTGCAATTAACGTCGTTTTCTACACCTCACCTCAATCCAAATCAATAAATAAGTCTATAAATAGACCTGAACTTGATTCGAGTAATTAATAAACCTATTATCCATCCGGTCAATGAGACGATGGTAAAATAGATTAACTGGATTAATGAATAGAAAACTTTACAATAATGTAAAAATATTTATGATTGCCCTGGCACTCAGCCTGATTGCAATACCTTTTTCTCGTTATATCTCTCCACGTGCCATCGTCAGCGAAAATGATGTTTATTTAGCGTGGTTGCCCTTAAGTGCCATGCTCGCCATCGTGTTGTTATTTGGACGGCAGGCAATCATTCCTTTGCTGTTAGCATTTAGCGTTACTAATATTTATAATCTTGATTTAGCACCGCTACAATCCGTCGTGTTATTATGCTGTCAGACGTTTTCCGTCTTCGCCGCCTGTGGCGTTATGCGTCTGGTGCTGGGCAAGCGCTGGCGGCACAGCATACCGAATAAGTATATTGGCATCCGTATTTTCTGGCTCGGATTTATGGTGCCTGTAGGCATCAAATTATCGATGTATCTGGCGGGATATTTATTTGATTTCCCGGTGACAATCTCCTCCTATTTCGGCGAAGGCTCTGCAATTTATAACGTTATCGATATTCAGAGTCTGATTTGTGCCGCCCTGATTTTCACCATGATGTTCTATTACCCGTTAAGAATGATGATTAATCCTCGCTATGCCCGAACATTCTGGCGGCGAAGCGTGAAGCCCCTCTTTTGTAAGAAAAAAGCGTTATTTATCGTTGTATGGCTGATGCTGTTGGTCTCGATGATCGCTATTCTATGCGCGCCTTTTGAGTCGCAGTTTATTGCCGGTTATTTGATGCCGATCGTTTTTATTCTTTTTACCCTGGGTATTGGTCGTCTGAGCTATGCGCTCATCTCTTTATTCTGGGCGGCGTCGGCGCTCATGCTGTTGACCTATAATTATAATTTTCTCAATGGCGTTGAATCGGGCCATTCGCTCTCCTTTATTCTGTCGGTACTCATCTCTTTCGCCATCTGCCTGCTTTACATGTCGCGGATCTACCAGAAGAGTGAATGGCTGAAACAGGGGTGGCAGGAGAGGGCGCTCACCGATCCGCTCACCGGTCTGCCTAACATTCGTGCGCTGGAAGTGTTTCTACAGCACCATCCTGAGGCCAAAGTGTGCTGCCTGCGCCTGGACAATCTGGAATTTCTGAGCCGCCACTACGGCATTCTCATGCGTGTGCACTGTAAAAAGATGATCACCGCGTCGCTGCAACCGTTATTGCAAAAAGACGAGAAGCTCTTCCAGCTGCCAGGCAGTGAGCTGGTGGTGGTCCTGCTGGGGCCGGGCACGGCTGAGCGTTTGCAATATATGGTTGACCATCTGAACAGCCGTAAGATTATCTGGAACAAGACTGAGCTCGACATTGAGTTTGGTGCCTCCTGGGGGGAAGTGCCGGACGGAGAAAGCCTGCATCACACGCTGGGTCAGTTGAGCTGGCTGTCCGAGCAGTCCTGTGCCGGGCATAACGTCCTGGCGTTAACCAACAGTCTGGATGATGTCTCCGGTCAGACGACGGACAGGGTGCTGATGCTGGCCCGCATAAAACGCGCCCTTGATATCGGTGGGCTTCACCTTTACGCCCAGCCAATCCATAACGCGCGGGGAGAAGGGTACTTTGAAATCCTTTCAAGGCTGGAAAGCGATGGCGAAATCATCACGCCTGACCGCTTTATTCCGCTGATTGCTCAGTTCAACCTGAGCCACCGATTTGACCTGAACGTGGTGGAAAAATTGCTGATGTGGATGCGCAGCCATCCGTCCGAACGTGCCGGAACGCGGTTCTCGGTGAATCTGATGCCGCTGACGCTGATGCAAAATGAGATCGCAGCTGAAATCATCGCGCTTTTTGAACGTTACGCCGTTTCGCCGGAGGATATCGTCATTGAGATTACCGAGGAACAGGCTTTCTCTGACTCGGGAAGCAGCATCAACAATATCCAGCAGCTACGGGATTACGGCTTCCGCATTGCTATCGATGACTTTGGCACTGGCTATGCCAACTTTGAGCGCCTGAAGCGGCTGGAAGCCGATATCATTAAGATTGATGGCTGCTTCGTGAAGGATATCTGCACCGACAGCATGGATGCGATGATCGTCCAGTCCATTTGCAACATGGCAAAAACGAAATCGCTTTGTGTGGTGGCTGAATATGTGGAATCGGCTGAACAACGCGAGATGTTGCTGCGATTCGGCGTGGATTATTTGCAGGGCTATTTGATTGGCAAACCACTGCCCCTGACGGCGCTGGAGACATAAAAAAACCGGGAGCGATGACTCCCGGTTTTTATTGCGCGGTATGAATTACAGAACCAGTGCTGCGATAGAGGCAGACAGGACGCTCACCAGCGTTGAACCGTAAACCAGCTTCAGGCCAAAGCGAGAAACGACGTTACCTTGCTCTTCGTTCAGGCCTTTAATCGCGCCAGCGATAATACCGATGGAAGAGAAGTTCGCGAAGGAGACCAGGAAGACGGACAGGATCCCTTCCGCACGCGGGGAGAGTGTGCTGGCAATCTTCTGGAGATCCATCATCGCCACGAACTCATTGGAAACCAGTTTCGTAGCCATAATACTGCCCACCTGCAACGCTTCGTGAGCGGGCACACCCATCACCCAGGCAATCGGGTAGAAGATGTAGCCGAGGATCCCCTGGAAGGAGATACCGAGTACGGCGGCAAACAGGGCGTTCAGCGCAGCGATCAGCGCGATAAAGCCAATCAGCATCGCGGCCACGATAATCGCAACCTTGAAACCCGCCAGAATGTATTCACCCAGCATTTCGAAGAAGCTCTGTCCTTCATGCAGGTTTGACATCTGAATGTTCTCTTCGCTGGCATCAACACGGTATGGGTTAATCAGCGAAAGCACGATAAAGGTGCTGAACATGTTCAGAACCAGCGCCGCAACCACATATTTTGGCTCCAGCATGGTCATATACGCCCCCACGATAGACATGGAAACGGTAGACATTGCGGTCGCCGCCATGGTGTACATGCGGTTACGGGACATTTTGCCGAGGATATCTTTATACGCAATGAAGTTCTCAGACTGACCCAGGATCAGCGAGCTGACTGCGTTAAAGGATTCCAGCTTGCCCATGCCGTTAACTTTCGATAACAGGAAGCCGATTGCACGGATAACCACCGGCAGAACGCGGATGTGCTGGAGGATACCGATCAGGGCAGAGATGAAGACGATAGGGCAGAGTACCTTCAGGAAGAAGAAGGCCAGACCCTGATCGTTCATGCTGCCAAAGACGAAGTTTGTCCCTTCGTTGGCAAATCCGAGCAGTTTTTCGAACATTTCGGAAAAGCCTTTCACGAAGCCGAGGCCTACGTTGGAGTTCAGGAAGAACCACGCAAGTAAAACTTCAATGACCAGCAGTTGGACAACATAGCGAATACGAATTTTTTTGCGGTCTGTGCTGACCAGCAATGCAAGTGCAGTAACGACAACGAGTGCCAGGACAAAATGAAGGACGCGGTCCATATTTGCTCCAAATATGAGGCAGGTTTAATTTCCGTGCACATTCTATGTAACAAGCACAAAGAAAACGAGATCAAGCCCACACTATAGTTACATCCTGTGACGAGTCTCAAAAATAGTGATCAACAATACATTTTTGTTATGTTAGGTAAATGAGTGAAAAGTTAAGTTTGTGTGCTACGCTTCACAAATGTCTGCGCATTTTCACATTCTGTGACCTTGCTCCACCTGCCTGTCTATCGTTCCTGGCTATCAGAGAAATCATGTTAACCGTTACAAATGAACTTGATAATCATTCTCATTTTGATAGCATTAAACATAGCAAAGGCTATATTTCCAGAGGCAGAAATGACGAATAGTCGCGTAGAGAGTAGCAGCGGCAGAGCGGCACGCAAGCTGCGGTTCGCATTAATGGGACCTGCATTCATTGCCGCGATTGGCTACATCGATCCGGGTAATTTTGCGACCAATATTCAGGCCGGGGCCAGTTTCGGCTATAAACTGCTGTGGGTTGTGGTTTGGGCCAATCTGATGGCGATGCTGATTCAGATGCTCTCCGCGAAACTCGGTATTGCCACCGGGAAAAACCTGGCAGAGCAAATCCGCGATCACTATCCGCGACCGGCAGTTTGGTTTTACTGGGTTC is a window of Enterobacter hormaechei ATCC 49162 DNA encoding:
- the nupC gene encoding nucleoside permease NupC, which gives rise to MDRVLHFVLALVVVTALALLVSTDRKKIRIRYVVQLLVIEVLLAWFFLNSNVGLGFVKGFSEMFEKLLGFANEGTNFVFGSMNDQGLAFFFLKVLCPIVFISALIGILQHIRVLPVVIRAIGFLLSKVNGMGKLESFNAVSSLILGQSENFIAYKDILGKMSRNRMYTMAATAMSTVSMSIVGAYMTMLEPKYVVAALVLNMFSTFIVLSLINPYRVDASEENIQMSNLHEGQSFFEMLGEYILAGFKVAIIVAAMLIGFIALIAALNALFAAVLGISFQGILGYIFYPIAWVMGVPAHEALQVGSIMATKLVSNEFVAMMDLQKIASTLSPRAEGILSVFLVSFANFSSIGIIAGAIKGLNEEQGNVVSRFGLKLVYGSTLVSVLSASIAALVL
- a CDS encoding LysR family transcriptional regulator, with translation MNYSLRQLRVFVTVAQARSFSRAGEMIGLSQSAVSHSVKELETQTGVKLLDRTTREVVLTEAGQQLATRLERLLDELNSTLRDVGRLGQQLSGTVRVAASQTISAHLIPQCIAESNHRYPDIDFVLHDRPQQWVLESIRQGDVDFGIVIDPGAVSDLECEVVLSEPFLLLCRDDDPLASLPQVTWQALQGANLVLQDYASGSRPLIDAALVAQGVKATIVQEIGHPATLFPMVEAGIGISVLPALALPLPQGSRLTVKRFVPCVERQLMLVRRKNRSLSGAAHACWDVVRMQARCLMEARTRDPLFNETNNQM
- a CDS encoding bile acid:sodium symporter family protein, translated to MKLFRILDPFTLTLIGVVLLASFFPARGGFVPVIEGLTTAAIALLFFMHGAKLSREAIIAGGSHWRLHLWVMCSTFILFPVLGVLFAWWAPVNVDPALYTGFLYLCILPATVQSAIAFTSLAGGNVAAAVCSASASSLLGIFVSPLLVGLLMNMHGAEGNLEQVGKICLQLLLPFVLGHLSRPWTGAFVAKHKKWIGKTDQSSILLVVYTAFSEAVVNGIWHRVGAGSLLFIVVVSIVLLAIVIAVNVFVARKCGFNKADEITIVFCGSKKSLANGIPMANILFPTSIIGMMVLPLMIFHQIQLMVCAVLARRYKAQTEKLAQEETRAAKV
- the gltX gene encoding glutamate--tRNA ligase, whose product is MKIKTRFAPSPTGYLHVGGARTALYSWLFARHNKGEFVLRIEDTDLERSTPEAIEAIMDGMNWLNLAWDEGPYFQTKRFDRYNAVIDEMLVAGTAYKCYCSRERLDALREEQMAKGEKPRYDGRCRHDHSEHAADEPCVVRFANPQDGSVIFDDQIRGPIEFSNQELDDLIIRRTDGSPTYNFCVVVDDWDMEITHVIRGEDHINNTPRQINILKALNAPVPVYAHVSMINGDDGKKLSKRHGAVSVMQYRDDGYLPEALLNYLVRLGWAHGDQEIFSREEMIELFSLNSVSKSASAFNTDKLLWLNHHYINTMQPEYVATYLQWHIEQANIDTRTGPELADLVKLLGERCKTLKEIAESCRYFYEEFDAFDADAAKKHLRPVARQPLEVVRDKLDAITEWTAENVHHAIQATADELEIGMGKVGMPLRVAVTGAGQSPALDVTVHAIGKSRSVARINKALGFIAERESQQ
- a CDS encoding FlxA-like family protein is translated as MTTLKPVSLSAMEIGSVDNSSGGNDIASQINRLTKQITKVTQQLKEVAMGDASAEEKQKQQELLESQLAMLQAQLAQLQRQQAEEAMPKQEKGQAVAEGVNKPSAEHQIDIYI
- a CDS encoding DUF3820 family protein, translated to MEKEQLVEIANTEMPFGKYKGRRLIDLPEEYLLWFARKDEFPAGRLGELMAITLLIKTEGLTQLVQPLKRP
- a CDS encoding YfeC-like transcriptional regulator, which encodes MKRLRSKMTTEELADSLGVARQTVNRWIRQKGWKTEGINGVKGGRARVICIDAHVKEHIISLPAIRNRRAVYHVEESPSHYGVATSSSLLPQIIDSLENMTTVEQERLRTLLAREGLQGFLTRLGIAE
- a CDS encoding YfeC-like transcriptional regulator; amino-acid sequence: MIKERMTPEELALLTGYSRQTINKWVRKEGWITSPKPGVQGGKARLVHVNEKVRDFIRSARRATESPEMPDKAYQEGSLHALLLTLANEMTPEEQKQMTSLLLREGITGLLQRLGIRDQR
- a CDS encoding sensor domain-containing phosphodiesterase, with product MNRKLYNNVKIFMIALALSLIAIPFSRYISPRAIVSENDVYLAWLPLSAMLAIVLLFGRQAIIPLLLAFSVTNIYNLDLAPLQSVVLLCCQTFSVFAACGVMRLVLGKRWRHSIPNKYIGIRIFWLGFMVPVGIKLSMYLAGYLFDFPVTISSYFGEGSAIYNVIDIQSLICAALIFTMMFYYPLRMMINPRYARTFWRRSVKPLFCKKKALFIVVWLMLLVSMIAILCAPFESQFIAGYLMPIVFILFTLGIGRLSYALISLFWAASALMLLTYNYNFLNGVESGHSLSFILSVLISFAICLLYMSRIYQKSEWLKQGWQERALTDPLTGLPNIRALEVFLQHHPEAKVCCLRLDNLEFLSRHYGILMRVHCKKMITASLQPLLQKDEKLFQLPGSELVVVLLGPGTAERLQYMVDHLNSRKIIWNKTELDIEFGASWGEVPDGESLHHTLGQLSWLSEQSCAGHNVLALTNSLDDVSGQTTDRVLMLARIKRALDIGGLHLYAQPIHNARGEGYFEILSRLESDGEIITPDRFIPLIAQFNLSHRFDLNVVEKLLMWMRSHPSERAGTRFSVNLMPLTLMQNEIAAEIIALFERYAVSPEDIVIEITEEQAFSDSGSSINNIQQLRDYGFRIAIDDFGTGYANFERLKRLEADIIKIDGCFVKDICTDSMDAMIVQSICNMAKTKSLCVVAEYVESAEQREMLLRFGVDYLQGYLIGKPLPLTALET